TAGAGGAGGAGCAACCAAGGGTATCTAAAGTGTTTAACTCCTTTTAGCTGAGATTAAAATACGGAGACTTGAGTGCGGAACAAAACATGCCCTGGGCAAACATATCAAAGAAAAGTATAAAACATACCTATTTCATAGAAAATATCATTAACATTAAGAGCTGTTTTTGCAGAAGTCTCCATGAAGAAAAGACCATTTTCCTCAGCATATAAGCGTGCCTCCTGCAAAATAATTCATTATTCTGTTTGAGAAAAACCAGAGCCCAAAAGTATGATATTGAGAAGGTTCCAATTAAAGGACAAGAAAAATAAGAGGGTAAGACAAACTTACTTCAGCAGTCACCTTCCTTTTGTCTTCCAAATCAGCTTTGTTCCCAGCAAGTGCAACAACCATGTTTGGATTACCTACAAGAGTAAGAAATTATCTGTAACTATTGTCGTATTTAACTGGGGGATACCTCAAACCTATGGATACAAAAagtaatggtaataaaattaaactatttcGGGGAATTTTCAGTGGGCCACTTAGACATTATCTTTTAAAACAGACTGAACTTTTTATTAACAAAGTTGTCCATAGAATCAGTGTGCTAAATTTGCAAGGACCGAAGGGAAAAAGGGAAATTGGCATTTTCAATATATACATGGATAAGCACCTTGTTTCTGCAATTCTTGGACCCACTTCTTTGATCGTTCAAATGAATCCTGTTATAGTTATTTAAAAACAAACGAAAAACTCTAATGAATCAGCAAAACCAAAATTAAGAACATGTCATCCAAATTCATAGAGTACATGACACAAAGACTATTACATGAATAATTGGTGTGAAGTCAAATGTCCAAATGAAGAAGGGGAGcatgaaggaagaagaagaatgagcTTATTCAACTTCAGTATACTGATCCAATGTGAATGGTGGGGCAACTTAATTTAATCCATGTTATAATAATCACAGTAATAAAAGATCATGTCCCTATGTGTTGTGTCTCctttttgaaaatcaaatacACTCTTGTTTATGTTGGAAACACGTACATATTTGTATCATGCTTCATAAACCTCTCACCCCCAAaaacacagaagaaaaaaactcCTATTTGAAAAATCTATCCTGAAGCTTCCATTATTGTCTAACACTCCATGCACAGGAGAAATAAACTACAGTAAGATAAGGAATCTGCACTCTCTGGTGAACTATGGCATTATCAGCTGAGTAGTTTCTCTGGCATGGGAATCATTTGGCTTGAAAAACCTTCTGCTTAATCAGAAGTTCAGAACACTACACTTTTAACAAGTTTGTAATTTTGCCTCTAATCATCCTCAACCTTCAATTACAACTTTTCTTTATCTCACATCCACTTCCACATCTTCCACACAACAAAACACTTCTTCTCTCATAATAATGCAATAATCTCGGTAGTTATAAGACTTAAGACTGCATCAATTTCATTTGCAAGTTGCAACACTAAAATCAGGCTTTAATATATCAAACTTGAAACAGTTCAGAGCAAGCTGCCATAACTTCAAAATTAAGTTTAGCTAGCTCAAACTCTGAAGCAGCAAGTCAAGCTGTCATATGCTTGGTCGTGATCAAATATTTGTCTATGAAGGGGGAAAACAGTACCGTATTAGTAACATCAAAGACGATAATGGCGGCAGCGGCACCTCTGTAGTACATCGGAGCCAAGCTGTGGTACCGCTCCTGGCCAGCCGTGTCCCAGATCTCGAACTTCACTGTAGTGTTGTTGACCGACACCGTAGAGGAGAAAAACGC
This portion of the Ipomoea triloba cultivar NCNSP0323 chromosome 5, ASM357664v1 genome encodes:
- the LOC116020038 gene encoding ras-related protein RHN1-like is translated as MASSGHTNFNAKLVLLGDMGAGKSSLVVRFVKGQFYEFQESTIGAAFFSSTVSVNNTTVKFEIWDTAGQERYHSLAPMYYRGAAAAIIVFDVTNTDSFERSKKWVQELQKQGNPNMVVALAGNKADLEDKRKVTAEEARLYAEENGLFFMETSAKTALNVNDIFYEIAKRLPRAQPVQNPAGVALTDGQAGGSRAACCS